The Polaribacter sp. HaHaR_3_91 genomic sequence TTATAGTATGCGGTAAAATTATTTAAAAGAGAACTAATTAATCCTTTCCAAAACCTTTAAAAGCAGCCTTTAATTTTTCATCATTTAAAATATACTTCTTGTATTTTCCGTCTCTGTATCTGTAGTAAATAAAGAAAGGCATAAATAGAAAAGAAAAGTAAAAGACACCTAAACCCATTACAATTTGTCCTTTTTCGTGATCTGTATTTATAAGGTACATTCCAGCTGCCATCCAAATTAAAAAGATGACAAACATTATTTTTAACATTAACTTCATATAGCAAAATTACAAAAGTTATATCTTTAATTGATATATTTTATAGAAATGAACTCAATTTCATTATTTTTGATAGGGTTGCTGCTTTTTTCTTGCAATTCACATAAAAAAGAAACGAATATGAATACCAAAATAGTGATTGCTCACAGAGGTGCTTCTGGTTATTTACCAGAACATACTATGGAGGCCAAAGCGATGGCGTATGCTATGACCCCTCATTTTATTGAGCAAGATTTGGTGTTGAGTAAAGATAATGTACCTATTGTAATTCATGATATTTATTTAGATGATGTAACGGATGTTGCTGTAAAATTTGCTGATAGGAAAAGAAAAGACAATCGATTCTATGTGATAGATTTTACTTTTGATGAATTGCAAATGCTCAAAGTAACGGAGCGTTTTAATCATGAAACAGGCGAACAGTTTTACCCAAACCGTTATCCGAAGGGAAAAGGGAATTTTAAACTGCATTCTTTTGAAGAAGAAATAGAATTGATACAAGGTTTAAATAAAGCTACCGGAAAGGATATCGGAATTTATCCAGAAATTAAAGATCCAGCATTTCATCAAAAAGAAGGAAGAAAAATAACAGAGGTTGTTTTAGAAATACTTGCTGATTACGGTTACAAAACAAAAAAGGACAATTGTATTCTACAGTGTTTTGATGCAACAGAGTTAGAGAGAATTCGTGTAGTATTAAAATCTGACTTATTTTTGGTTCAGTTAATGGAATTTGAAGAAGAAACAAAACAATTAGCACATTTTGCAACGTATGCAGACGGAATTGGTCCTTGGTATAAGCAAATATTAGATAAAAAAGTAGGAGAGAAGTGGCAGTTTACCACGTTGGTTTCTGATGCGCATAAATTAGGTTTAAAAGTGCATCCTTATACTTTTAGAGCCGATTCTTTAGATGAGTTCACTACCTTTGACCAAATGATGGAAACACTCTTTATAGAAGCAGATATTGATGGTGCTTTTACAGATTTCCCAGATTTGGTAGTCAATTTTTTAAAAGAAAAGTAATTCAATGAACACTCATTTATATAAAATAAAACACTTTAATAATACTTTAGATGTTTTTTCATCCGAAGAAAAATTATACACATCTAAGTGGTTTATGGATTTTGGGAAGTTTGGTTCTGAGGTTTTTAATTCAGACGATAAAATAATTTATAAGATTACCAAACAATTTCAATTTTGGAAATGGAAAATGGTGTTTACCATAAAGAATAGTCAAGATGTTTTAGCCGAATTAATTTCTCAGAATAATAGAAAAACAATCTTTTCTATAGATGTTGATGAAGTTACTTATGAAACTAATATTCATTTTAAAAAGAAAATATCTATTCTAAAAAACGGAGAAAAAATTGCAGAAATTGATGAATCTTTTTCTGATAATGATTTTAAAGACAGTATTAAGTTACAGCTTTTAGATAAAAATGATTTAGCGATTTGTTTCTTATTATTTTCTTGTTTAAAAATAGGCGAAACCGAACAAGACTCTAAAAGAATTATGCCAAGTCAGAAGCAATTAGAACCTAATGAAGAACCTTGGAATTAGTATTTTAAAGTTTTTTTAGCGCGAATTTTCTTGATAACAAACCCAAGTATTCTCCGCTATTTTTCATAGAATCTTCTAAATCTTTTGCGTAATTCAGAACAGCATCGGTATAATTAATTCCGAAATCTTCTGGTTGTTTTTCGTCTAAATCTATAGCGCCACAAAAAGCAGCAACTTTTATTTTTTTAGCTATTGCGGAAGTCAACACGCCCTGAATTGTTTTACCAGACATGGTTTGTGTGTCTAGTTTTCCTTCACCAGTAATAATCCAATCTGCACCTTCAATTTGAGTATCAAAATTTGCAATATTTTTTATCAACTGAATTCCAGGTTCTAAAGTTCCGTTTAAGAATAATTGAGTTGCAATTCCCATTCCGCCTGCGGCGCCAGCACCTTTTACAGACTGAACATCGATTGTGAAAACAGCATTTAGAATTTTAGAAAAATCTTGTAAGCCTTTATCTAACATTACAATATCTGTTTCTGATGCTCCTTTTTGTGCTGCATAAACATAAGCAGCACCATTTTTGCCATATAAAGGATTGGTAACATCGCAAGCTATTTTAAAATCTACAGCGCTTAATTTAGGATGAACATTAGTAATATCTATCGATTTTATATTAGATAAATTTGCGCCAATAGGTTTTACTTTTTTATTATTTTCATCTAAAATCTGATAGCCTAAAGCCGTTGCCATTCCTATTCCACAATCGTTCGTTGCACTGCCTCCAATACCTATAATAATAGTTTTAGCCCCCTTATTAATGGCATCAACAATCATTTCTCCTGTACCTAAGGTAGTGGCATTTTTACAATCGAATTGTGTTGGTTTTAGTAGCTTAACACCAGATGCTTCTGCCATTTCAATAAAAGCAGTATTGTTCTCTTTAGAATATATATAGGTTGCATTGATTATTTCAAAAAAAGGATTGTTTATTTGTACGTTTATGGTACGTCCTTTTAGATAGTACTCTACAACTTCAATAGTACCATCACCACCATCTGCTAGTGGTAATTTAAGAATATCTGTATTTGGGAATTCTTCTAAAATTACTTTTTCAACAATATTGCAAAATTCCAATCCTGTTAAGGTGTTTTTAAATTTATCTGGTGCTAATATTATTTTCATTCTTCTTTGAATTTAATTTAGCGGAGGTTAAGTTATTGTTCTAAATTTTGAGTTAAAAAAAGCAGGAAAATAAGAGCAAATACAATTAGCATCGAAATACCTAATATTTTCCATATTTGTTTATTATGGTGAACTAAATATTTTCCTAAATGGGTATTCCAGAAATATTCTGTCAACACAGCGTAGCCTATAACATTCAAGATTAAAGTTGTGAAAATAGATTTCGGTAGATAATTTAAAAGTATCGTAGAGCAAAGAGTATATACCAAACCAAAAATAAGAACTTGATTCCTTACTTTAGGTTTGTTCATCTGTTTTAAGTTTTGCATTAATAAAACAGCACCAAATATGGTAGAAAAGAAAATGGTAAAACCGAGTATTGCATTTTTAGAATATAGAACAGGCACTTCTAATTCTTTAAAAGGACTTTTATTAGTTTCTGTGTTTTCTTTAGAAATAGGTGTTTCAGGTACAGTGTTTTCTTTAGGCGTATCCTCTATAACAATGGTCGGTTTTTCTAATATGTTTCTATCCTCTAGTTCCCATGTAACAGCTTGTAAAGCTTCTTCTGTATATTTATCTTTTTCAGTGAGAATGGTTTCTAGCTCTTTGTTAGATTTTGTTCTCATATTTGTTGAAAAACTATTTTGCCTCATTTTCTTCTATAGTTTTATGACGTAACTTCTATTAGTTTATTTCTGTAAGCCGTTAATAATTTTGATTTAGAGATAAAACCAATATATTTTCCTTCTTTAACAACCGGTAAATTCCAAGCACCACTTTCTTTAAATTTCCTCATAATATCTGTCATTTTATCAAGACCTATGATAATTATTTCTGGAGGATGCTGCATAATATCTCTAGCAAAAATTGTTTTATATAGGGTTTGATCAAACATAATTGGTCTTAAATCGTCTAGTAAAATAATACCTGTTAGTTTATTATTCTTCTTATTAATTACAGGAAAAATATTTCTGTTAGATTTTACAACTGCTTGTTTAACCATACTTTCTAAATCCATATCTGAATAAACAGGAACAAAATTATTTTCAATAACTCTATTAATATCCATTAAAGTTAAGACAGCATGGTCTTTGTTATGTGTAATTAATTCTCCTTTTCTACCTAACTGCATTGCGTAGACAGAATATGGATGTACATATTTAGCGATTAGGTAAGAAATTGTAGCGGTTAGCATCAACGGAATAAAAAGATCATAGCCACCAGTTAATTCTGCAATTAAAAAGATAGCAGTTAAAGGAGCGTGTAGTACTCCGGCCATTAAACCAGCCATTCCTACCAAAGTAAAATTACTTTCAGAGACATTAGATAAACCAGTGGTATTAATTATTTTAGAAACACAATTTCCTAAAAGACTTCCCATAAATAGAGTAGGTGCAAAAATACCACCAACTCCACCAGCTCCAAAAGTTAAGGCACTTGCAATCACTTTAAATAAAACTAAGCCAAATAATAAGATAATAACAACCCAAACATTAGATAAATCTAAGTTCATAAAGTTATTTTTTAAAGCTTCTTGTGGGTTTCCTGCAATTAAATTATTAATAACTTCAAAACCCTCACCATATAAAGGCGGAATAAAAAATATTAAAATTCCTAAACCTATTCCACCAACTAATAAACGTTTTATTGGAGAGTCTATTTTGTCAAAAAGTTTCTGAATTCTATCATAAACCTCTGTAAAATAGATAGAAGCTAAACCAGTTGCAGTAGCTAAAATAAGGTAAAAAGGAATGTTGTTTATGGTAAAAATATCTTCTGTTTCAAACGGAAGTAAAACATCAGACCCAAAAAAGAAACGAGAGGTTATAATTGCAGATAATGACGCTAAAAGTAAAGGCATCATAGAGGCAATTGTTAAGTCTAAACTAAACACTTCTATGGCAAAAATAATAGCGGCAATTGGTGCTTTAAATATGGCTGAAAGCGCACCAGCAGATGCACAACCAATTAATAAGGTTCTTGAAGTTTGGTTTAAATGAAACAACCTGGCAACATTAGAGCTAATTGCCGCACCTGTTGCAACAGTTGGTCCCTCTAGTCCAACAGAACCACCAAAACCAACGGTAATTGGCGCAGTTAAAATAGAACCAAACATTTGGTAACGCTTCATAATTCCTTTTCTTTTGGATATAGCATATAGTGTAGAAGGAATACCGTGACTTACTTTGTTTCTAATAACATATTTTATGATAAAATATACAATTGTTAAACCAATAATCGGAAAAAGAAAGTAAAAAGCATGGTGATAATCTCTCACCAAATTTCCTTCTAAAAGATGCTGAAAAAAATGTGTTAAATTTTTTAAAATAACAGCTCCAAAACCTGCTAAAAAACCAACAAGGATGCTAAGTATGTATATGAATTGCTTTTCAGAGATGTATTTATATCTCCAAATTAATATTTTTCTGTAAATGTTTTTTGTTGTTGGCACTTGTTTTATCGATAAGAAATTATTTATAAATTAGTTTTTTTCTTGATGCTTTACATCTTTTAATAAGTCTAACGCAAAGTAGGTTATTAAAACGCCTACAAAAATAATACAAACCCACATAAAAACAGCTGTTTCCCAAAAAGGTTTCTCTTTTATAATTACAGGTGTTGCTTTCGTTTTAATAAAATTATTTACGGATACTTCTTCTTCTATAATTGATGTTTTTTCTGAGATAAAATTACCTAAATCATAAGAAGGTTTAGAGAAGGTAGTATCTATTATTAGTTGATATTGTTCCTTCTTTTTTAAGTCAGATATAATATAAACAGGCTTTTGTAATAAGGTAATGTTTGTAATTTCTAAACTAGGATTGTCTTTGTTTTCGATTTCTATAATAAATTCTTTTTCATTTAAATTATTTAAGAAAAAAGTGTTTTCTATTTTAGAACTTAACTGAAAGTTAGAAACTACTTGCTGATAAGTTTCTATTTTCTTCTTTATTTTACGTTCTTTATTTATAATTAGTTTTGCATTACGTTGATAAAAAGCGGTGTTAATATCAAATGAAATACTATTAATTTCATGAGAGTTGTTAGATGTAAATTTAATCTGAGTTACTTTTCTGTCTTTTAAAAGCGTAATTTTCTGACTAAAATCTGTAAGTGTAATTGGTGTTTCAGAAAAATAGTTGTTGATGTATTTACCAATACCCAAAATGTTTATTGGTAA encodes the following:
- the glpQ gene encoding glycerophosphodiester phosphodiesterase translates to MNTKIVIAHRGASGYLPEHTMEAKAMAYAMTPHFIEQDLVLSKDNVPIVIHDIYLDDVTDVAVKFADRKRKDNRFYVIDFTFDELQMLKVTERFNHETGEQFYPNRYPKGKGNFKLHSFEEEIELIQGLNKATGKDIGIYPEIKDPAFHQKEGRKITEVVLEILADYGYKTKKDNCILQCFDATELERIRVVLKSDLFLVQLMEFEEETKQLAHFATYADGIGPWYKQILDKKVGEKWQFTTLVSDAHKLGLKVHPYTFRADSLDEFTTFDQMMETLFIEADIDGAFTDFPDLVVNFLKEK
- a CDS encoding glycerate kinase; its protein translation is MKIILAPDKFKNTLTGLEFCNIVEKVILEEFPNTDILKLPLADGGDGTIEVVEYYLKGRTINVQINNPFFEIINATYIYSKENNTAFIEMAEASGVKLLKPTQFDCKNATTLGTGEMIVDAINKGAKTIIIGIGGSATNDCGIGMATALGYQILDENNKKVKPIGANLSNIKSIDITNVHPKLSAVDFKIACDVTNPLYGKNGAAYVYAAQKGASETDIVMLDKGLQDFSKILNAVFTIDVQSVKGAGAAGGMGIATQLFLNGTLEPGIQLIKNIANFDTQIEGADWIITGEGKLDTQTMSGKTIQGVLTSAIAKKIKVAAFCGAIDLDEKQPEDFGINYTDAVLNYAKDLEDSMKNSGEYLGLLSRKFALKKL
- a CDS encoding chloride channel protein — encoded protein: MPTTKNIYRKILIWRYKYISEKQFIYILSILVGFLAGFGAVILKNLTHFFQHLLEGNLVRDYHHAFYFLFPIIGLTIVYFIIKYVIRNKVSHGIPSTLYAISKRKGIMKRYQMFGSILTAPITVGFGGSVGLEGPTVATGAAISSNVARLFHLNQTSRTLLIGCASAGALSAIFKAPIAAIIFAIEVFSLDLTIASMMPLLLASLSAIITSRFFFGSDVLLPFETEDIFTINNIPFYLILATATGLASIYFTEVYDRIQKLFDKIDSPIKRLLVGGIGLGILIFFIPPLYGEGFEVINNLIAGNPQEALKNNFMNLDLSNVWVVIILLFGLVLFKVIASALTFGAGGVGGIFAPTLFMGSLLGNCVSKIINTTGLSNVSESNFTLVGMAGLMAGVLHAPLTAIFLIAELTGGYDLFIPLMLTATISYLIAKYVHPYSVYAMQLGRKGELITHNKDHAVLTLMDINRVIENNFVPVYSDMDLESMVKQAVVKSNRNIFPVINKKNNKLTGIILLDDLRPIMFDQTLYKTIFARDIMQHPPEIIIIGLDKMTDIMRKFKESGAWNLPVVKEGKYIGFISKSKLLTAYRNKLIEVTS